Part of the Vigna angularis cultivar LongXiaoDou No.4 chromosome 1, ASM1680809v1, whole genome shotgun sequence genome, TTCGTGGTACATTTGTTCTGAAATCTAAAAGCAAAGGTTAGGATTATTGGACATTCGTGGTACTGTTGTTGTGAAATTTAAAAGCAGaggtttagggttagggatGACTTCATCACAGAGTTGTTCTTCCTGTTCGAAGGCAACATCCAAAGGATTTTCGCAATCCTCACACGGTGTTGTTTCCAGGGGAGTTGGGATAACCCCTATTTGCCACTGTGGTGATATTGCTGTAATGAAAGTTGCTAGAACTTCAAGGAATGCTGGGAGGAAATTTTGGGGATGTCGCCATTACAAGGTGTTTTGAATACCGTACTGTCCACTTCCATGTGttttggattttatttattttaacatttttgtgTTCTTGGTCAATAATAGGGTGGAATTTCAAGTGGGATGTCATGTAATTTTTTCAAGTGGTGTTCTGAGGACAATGCTGATGATAGAGATGGTACAATTGTGAGACAAAGCAACAGGATATTTGATCTGGAAAATAATGTCAAAGAGTTGCAAAGAAGGATAAAGTTCTTACTTGGAGTTGTGTTTGCTGTTATTGTGTTGAACATTATGACATTGTGGTTGTGTTTAGCTTGATCTTAGGTGTGCAATGTGCaatttatgttttcttcatGTAATGGCTCAGCTGTTTAGCATCATGGAATATCAGTTCTTGTAATATGAGTGAACAATCTGAGTTCGTTTAATGAAGTTCGTTTTAGTCCCCCctttgatttaaaaatgttaattgtgGTCCCCctttgatttaaaaatgttaattgtgGTCCCCCTTTGCTTTTAAATTTGTTCACGATGGTccctttttcctttaaaaattgttcaaagTGGTCCCTTACTATATTACTATAATACATATTAAGGATACCTGgcaaaaaacatatatatatatataattacataatatcacTACTTCCAAATATCACAACATAATGCCATTAACTTCGCCCTTCTTGCTTTAGAAATTGATACATTGGTGTTCCATTTCCTTAATGCTTTGGTACGTATGTCTTGGACCTTTATACTAGGATTGTCATGCATAGACTTATCTACTTCATGACTCAACCACTTACTATTCATCAATTTTATGTTCAGTTGCCTGCTGCAAGAATGAACATCCACAATCTTCCTTAACTGCCAAATCTTGCGTGATGTCAAATACCCACAGTAAGCTACCCATGGACACTTTTTTTGCCCACCCATGCATCTCACCCTTACCCTACGGTTatcattttttacaaacttAAGAGCCCTCCCAGCATGAATAGCATAACTTCTAATGGCTTCCTTAAACTCATCCTTATCCGTAAAGATAGTACCAAGTTCCCATTTATAATCTGACATTGACTTCTTTTTACCAAATGTAGGAAAGGGACCTCTACTTGGTCTGTCCTCAATTTCATCCTCCTCACTTGCACTATTATCTGGAGTTAACAGCACATCTGACTCCCATTCATCATCTGACAACCCCCTACCATGTCCTTTTGCTTCATTATCACTGTATTCCATCCTGTATTCTGAATCACTATTATCCAAATTCCCTACCTCCTCCAAGTTCTCTTCAACAGAAACATGTGCTTCATCCTTCTCAGTAtccacttccacttcttcctcactGTCCACTTCCAGTTCTTCCTCACTGTGCATTTCCACTTCCTCCTCCCTGtgcacttccacttcttcctcactctgcacttccacttcttcctcactCTGCATTTCTACTTCTTCCTCTACTCTATCTACTTCCTCTATGTCAACCTGCACTCCATCATCTCTCTCCAAGTCACCACCACAGTTAACAGGACCTTCCTCAACCTCCTGTTGCACTTCAACAACACCTTGTACACCAACCTCAACACCACTACCCTGACCACTGTCTGCAGGTCCTTGGCAAAGGTAAAGAATTTCATCCTCATTTTCTACAACCACAGCTTCGCTCACTTTatgtacaacatacaagttGACTTTCCCCAATAATTTTCCCACATTCATCATGTTCAAAGCACCTTTATCGTCATATAGCTTATATAAAAATGGTCAATATCGTAATATAACTCATGTACTTCAATATACCTTAAATCCTTAAGTGAACCCACTACTCCAAAATAGCTCCATGTATCGGGGTCAATGTCCCAATAACATCTTTCCCCACCTATATATTTAAAGGGCACTTCCTGTATCAAGGTCCCACCGTGGTGGACCACTACCTCAAAATTATCGTTAGACATCCCTACACTGCAAATGGAAAAGGGGGACCACTCATTAACTTAATTTAACAGACCATGGGACCAATTCCAACACCCAACGACAGTACTTTTTCCATTAACCCCCCACCATGCCACAAATATAACCATATTTTAAACACAACAAATATAGAATCCACCCATTAAACAAAAAGCAAAAACAGAATCCACCCAttaaagaaaaaccaaaaacagAATCCACCCATTCAAGACAACAACATAGTAACAACAGTAATGCCATCAATTACTATAACAACAACATAAGAACAGTAATGCGATCACTAACCTCGAAGTTGATTTCACCAAAAATCAGAATCTGCACTCTTGGAAAGGAGATTGTTGAACCCTAAATCGCATGCAGATTTTACCCCAAATGTAAttgtcaaatttttttaaccctatcttttaaattaatttaaattaattaatttaaaccataTCACAGTGCCACGTCAACAAAAAATGTACAGCTCATCAGTTTTCTGCCAGCTGGGCAGCTGTGccgttagtctttttaacgccgtaaccaaaaaggactaacttgcatcgtttttgcgaaaagtgggatcttagtgaacttttgaaaaaacgTAGGaacaatttgaacagaccctacgaaaagagggaccaaaatacgaATTAAACCATATTTTTATTAGAGACTAAAGTAGCTATGGTGAGTTGCAAGAAATATTAcctttcaattttgtttatatttatttatttattttagtctctaaacatgattttaatttctttcggtcataataaatattaatttaagagGTATTGAAGATAAAGTcgaataaatatacaaaaaagaaCGCAAAAAATGATTCCAATGTGAGATTGAAGAGTATAGGGCTTGGTCCAGTTCAAAAGTACAAGAGTGCAGTTGGGTGAAAAACTCATTTCACTCTCTCTTTCAATCAATTACCCCCTTAACACCATTCCACTCATTCAATTCTGGTACTTCCTACCACTGGCCTGGTTCGCTCGCGATGAAGAGGTCATTTCCATGGGATAATCAAATTgatttgtcttcttcttcactaaacTCCACAGGTATTCCTATCATGTTGAAACTCTTTTTTAGAGTTAgggttcttctttttcttttgttcttaaAACAGAATCAGTTGTTCGGTTTCTCTTTTGGATATCAGAAAATCTATATTCACTTTACCTTGTGTGTCACGTGTAGTTTGAGATAGGAAGCGTGTATCTGAGTCCCGTGAGTGTGCGTCCGTCGCGCTGAAGGATTTGTTCCTTAGGGGTGGTTTTGCGAGAGTGAAAAGAAGTTAGAGTTAGGGAAAAGGGTATTGTGTTACAGTGGAGTAAGAAAGAGGTTAGGGTTGTAGgaaatcttaaaattttaccTGTTTGTTTGAGTAATCAAATCAAAATCACTTTTCAAGTGAAGAATTAAAATGTATGTGTGTGAATGGTGGAAAATCAGTGTAGTCGTGATGTTTAAGGGGTAAGTGGCTAGAATGTTGAACTGTATATGAGGTTTATGGATATGTTTTAAGacatcatttcttttttattcgaTGTTAATTGTTAGTGAGGGgtcaatttttctttataatttcaaTAACATGGATTTTTAACCTTCAATGagatcttttttttctttttgtattttgtaacCTTGTGTTGTTCAAAACATAGCTAAGAGAACACACATTGAAAAATGTTCATTTCTAGCCCGTGGAAATAGGGAGACCTTTGTCACATTCTCTTTCCCGAGGCTTAGCTTGTAACTCACTGCAGATAAATTGTGCTTTGGTTTCGAGTTAGCCTGTATATGCTACTATTTTAGTCTTATGTTGCTTGCAATTCTGACACTTACATTAGCGGCGGATCTTGTAAGCAGATGTACTCATCAGACGGGCAGAAATGTATCAGGATTACATGAAGCAGATCCCAATCCCAAATCATCGAGGTTCTGTGATACCATTTACCTCGTGGATGGGATTGGGAAGATCCATGAAGCAGTTATATGGACAGCCCCTTCACTACCTCACAAATATTCTGCTTAAACAATGGGATCAGTTGAGAATTGGCAGTGAAGACGAATACAAGCCCTTGGACATCATTATTCACCCACACAAAGCCGAGGCCACCATCTGGCTCATCGAAGAAATCCACCGACAAACCTCATCGCATTTTCGTATTGCTAGTCTCTGGAAGGAGGACTCTATGTACAATGGTTTTATTGATCCCATTTTCCCAAGATTACAGCACACATCATGAAGACATGAAACCATTTAGTTTGTAGGCTTTGTATTCTATCCTGGAAATAGTTTCACATTTGTTGTACTTTTGGTAAAGCAAAATTGAATAGCTTTGCTTCGAACTTTTTTTCTGGCTCTGACTATTTTCCGTGTTATCCATTGGCAGGACGCATCAAGGAGACcagaaaattgaatattttctGGCTTtgactatttttgttttaaatatttgtcaACACAGAGCTCTTTACatgttttttcataataaatgttgtttttttgGCTTTGgctacttttttctttttttgtaaaaGAGTTTTATTCGACAATTTTTCAGGAATTATTAGGCCAGCATAAAAAAGATATACAACTAAAAAACGAGTTCAGACACTTCCACGATGATGACTATGTGCATCTTCATGCTAACaataaaaagactaaaatagCTTTCCTCACTCTATACCACTGCAAGAGTCATTGTTGTCATTATGTCTTCTGCACTGCATCTCCGCTGCACTCACGGAAAACGATATCAGCGGGAGTGCCACTTAGGAAACATAGTTTTCTCTCCATTCAGATTGTTCAATTCGTAATGTTTCGGAATGGTTCAATCTGAAAAGGAAAGATGGACATTTATGCAGGGTTGAAACCTTGCTCTGAAAAGTTTGTTATTGAAAACTTATTtcaagaaaacatattttggaAAACTTGTTCGGAAAAACATCTTATATGTTTTGGAAACCTTCTTCGGAAAACCTTATTCTAACATCTTGTTATCAAATCTTTCTAAATAAAATGTTCTAAAAAAATTCAGAAGTCACCATAAAAAGTATAACGTGAAGGGTAAAATGGTTATTTTACAGATTATGGAGATGCAGTTAGTGACTAAGGATGCAGAACACAAAAGTCCAGACTTTTTACTGCAATTTTgatatactaaaaaatattttaaaaatcaaaattaatgtaaaagaaaagTCAGTATGCTCGTATCTTTCTACTTCAAATTCAACATCAAATGTTCGTGAAAATAATCACTCCAACAAAGCTTTTCTCAAGTTTGAGTTGATGACATTTCAAAGCCACAGTTCATGGTATTTGTGGGCTTTTTTATATAACATCAAACAGAGATCTTTCTCCTGCACGTAGTTTTTAATTACGTCAATCTTCTCTCACATTATCATCTCAATAGAAAAACAATCGCCATGTAAATTGCCGAACTCCTAAAAGATACAACCTTCGCCAGCGTTTCACTATGTTTAAACAGGGCTCTTGAGAGGTCATAGAaggaaattaatttttcattttctaaattatgCAGTATCGTGGAAATGGGACTGATTAAAATTTCACGATAATATCTCGTTAATAACCTTATAAATGTGTAATTGAACCAATACACATCTTAATCACTCTGTCAGGcctcattaaaacgcacccaaaacccctaTCAGagtcatttaaaacgcacccaaaaccctctgcgcggacgccaggtgtcaagtaACTAGGAttctgaaatcagatagtggaaggcaggtgtcggcagTAGAGCGGACGCTCGCTTGGACGtgggaagaaaatgattgtTTCTAAAACTTTCGTcccactctcctctgcatgcaccctcctTCCCAAACTCtgaaacttttcattttctcctccttctcaatAGAaactctaacttctctctaccaaaactcacctttttactcctccgatcatcattcaggcaccgtaaAAGCATCACCGGCGTCCTGAGCTTCATTTTAAACCGAACCATTTCAAGTTCTAAACTAGTAAGTTCACTCGTATTCTAGCCGTTCGTTCTCTGATACATGCCACTCAAGTTTTGGCTGCATGATGTCTTCTTGCTTGAGCAAATTCTGGTTTGtctgttatttattttagtttgaagagttgattaagcgttgagggtagaaggaattaTAGTCAGACAAACCGCATCCTATATTTAGTACGCTCGTTCacgttagaggtaagggaagcttattaattaaattcatatgACTATGTATTGCATGAACATTCATTGACTTGATTTGATATGAAAAATCATTGTGCtatgttatgatgcatgaaatgTATGAAAATTCTATGATTTGGTGGCATGAGATATGAAACATTGATTATGGTATGAAAGTATAAAGGTGTGAAACTGTATGTTAAGAATTGAATTTGAATAGTATTAATTCTGATAAGAAATTTTCCCCTAAGAAAGTAACGTTCGTTATTGAACGGtccttaaccgttcggtttcataGTAAATTTGGTTAgtagtggattctttcatttgggaagaatcctagtggAGGACGAGCGCCTACACTTCGAACTTCggtgtttgagcgttcggccaagcacagTTCAGTCTTTATATCCTGCTATGAAATATTTTAGTATTCTTAAATAATACTTCAATAGTGTCTTGGCATAATTAtccatcttcttttatatccgTTAGTAGCAcctggtcttataccaagtgttcgtcctaagcaagtgtttggtctcaCACCTGACACTCATTCTATCTCCTTAAGATAAATTCTTTATATGAGCGTTCGTTTAAGCCCTctagggttcgctcactatagtATCTAGTCTTTGACTGTAACTTGGATTCTTGATACTAAACTCAACTAAACTGAGTATTCacaagcgttcggtttcttccgATGAGAtaattctaagtattattcttcgtgccttgaaatattattattcattggTTTCACTCTGGAGTACTCGTTCTTGGTCTGGTCTTTTGATGTTCCGATAGAGTTCTCAAGAGTCGGTTCCTCTAACTGGCTCAACGTTGAAATCGACGTTCGTTCCATTCGTTTCTTGGAATATATTATTGCGCTCGCTATCTTTCTTAAAATCCGATGTCAACCCTTGGTCTAAATCCATTCTCAAAGTTGAAGGtctctcggtctcactccatGTGTTCGGCCCGGTTTTAAGTtcggttgaacgttcgttatttgaaaTCCTCATGAATCTTTGTACGAGGTGATTAAATGAGATATGTAttagtgaaagatgaagaaattgTGATATGGAAAGGTTGTGgtttatggacgagcgttccggggaggaacgactcatgtatggttatttgaattggtaaagtatgactgtgagcatgctaagctggctgttcatcttgatgttccgtgagtactcatcttcacgtagaggaggatAGGTCAtatgtgggaacgacaggaggttccgtccttaggggtactttggatgaataggactaacctcgggtggcagctgatgagagtattccagttactacatcacccgggtgcacgaacgcctgtagctataCAGATTTCATAccgtccggacagtcagtctagtaataggctttgaatgatatgtttgatgaaatataccttgttttgttggattgtttgaaatgtatgttgatgtatgaagttaaattacataagcttaccctgtgttttattgtgttgtctcgtctttgtacgttcgtcttgtcgttgcaatgatcatccgtgtggatgtgagcagaatcGGACGCGCGGTTGGAAGAtgcactggaagaagaaaatttggaggatgcAAATCTCGTCGATGTTGAAGTCAAGGCCGAACCGTAGTACGTTCGGTTAGTAGTATAGTTTAATTAgtgtaaggtggtcgttcgatcaccttccttTTTGCTTAgtaatgaccgttcggtaacctcttttgtaaaccgttcggtcaatttTGTATTGTTGTATAGTTAAATTTTGAACTCTTACTGTTTATGCCGTTCGGCCAGAACTGCACATTTtctttagtgtaagactgaaccgatattttatttaatgtaattattctatgatatagtttattgctatatttttgggatgttacacactCCAAcgtttaaaatcaattttacagaacctaaaaaaaaacacaatttctctttcaaaattagaaaatgttctcctaagataaaaattttaacctGATTTTCCCTTTCTCCAAACCCTCCGCGCAAAATTACTAGAGAACATGACACCTATAGCTTGGGACAGAGTCTTATCTTTAGGGCAGGCTTGTATCTCAGGATAAATCTTACGCAAATTTAAAGTAGCAAGCAAGCCCATTCAATAAAAACGTAGTAGCTTAGAAATTAAATACCCACAATTAGATCAGTTAGATAATACTTTTTCATAAGcagttaaataatttcttacaaaatttaaaaaaaaaaaaactccggCCATATTGTTTAGTATTTTCAAGAATATACTATTGTCCAAAGTCAGCTGTTGGATCAGTTTTTTCTTGCAGACATTTGTTCATTAAAGAATCCAGGTAAGATGTTAGGTCGAATCAATCATATTAGATCAGTCccattttattttcaacaagTAATTCACATTAAAACTTTCTTTTTCCAAGAAAATATGCAGAGGAAACTGCTGCATGTTGAAACTCCTGAAGCCGGAATACATTAACATGAATACAAACCAAGCAATCACTCTTCAGCAGGTTTGGGTGGGCCCTTCCATTTAAAGTTGTCCGCATATGATTTAACCTGCAACCACAAGTAGTATGCATTAACAGAGTTATATTACTATTGATCGCACCATACTGCCACACGAACAAGGTTGTGAAAGAAACGAACTCCACCGTCGTTCAAACTAACACTTATGTCGTTGAAAATGCACccagttaaagaaaaaaaatagtgaaagatGTTAACCTTCAGCAATGGTGTTTGGCGCTTCTTGACCTGCAACAAGTTCAGAGCTTTTGTtactcataataaaataaaaccctaaCGGAAAAAAACATGACGAACAGCAATGCGCAGTCGAGTTTTTTCAATTTAGGGGCCTGATTCTTGAAGCAGAATTAATGACTAACAAACGTACTCTAATGATACACATTTCACAATCATTTGAAAAACAAGACATGGGAATTCTCCATTACCATATTAAAACTATAGGCATCTCCATTGTAAAAGTCATCCAGGGTCATAAATTTAAAGATCCTGGATTTTATAAGACCTCTCTATTTGAATATGCTGACCTGGCAAAATTTTAAGAACTTGAGAATAAGACCTTggtcaaaagaaaaaacaatattttttgtctTGAAAACGTCCATATCCAAATAAAACATTAGTATGGGTCTTGTAAGACCCCTCCATTAGAGTAAAAGTGATGAAGAGGACTTAAAAGTGATGTTGCAAACAGTAGGATccacaaaaagtaaattatgacCTCATGCTATGATTCTTACAATGAAGATGACCTTATACAACCTTAGTATCATGATTGAATCACGGgtaagaaaatagaaatatattcACCAAATATATTAGAGATCACGTAATTAGCAAGAGGTTGGGAAGGAAGTGCTTCCTTCTTTAGAGTTAAACCTCCATTTGTCCATATTCAAGAAAGAGTATGTCTTGTTTTTTATTCCCATTCACTTGAAGAGTGAATGCTATAGTTTACATCTCATACGGCCATGAATATAGCATCTAATGATACCTACGGTTTAGAAAGTTTTCTAGTGTTTTAGTACGATGcttctcattttttaattacacaAATTAACAGGTTTTGTTACATTGGCTATACGTTGTGTATTATCAACAATTTCTTCAGTTGGTGGTAAAATGTAGTCTTCAGCAATTACATATGCAGGACCTTTGAAACAAATAGCTGTGTTCTGAGCTCTATACAGATTACTTGTCAAtacattttctttcaaattcattaaaatttcaCGTATTGATTCTGCAATACCTACAACGGTTTCATGTGATATTTTCTCTGATTTTCCATGCATATACTGTAACGCCTATTATATTTGTATCGTTTTGgattttctttaacaatttgaattttatatattctttgcATGAACAGATTAGGGGAAGAAGTCAAGGAAGGAATGAAGTGGCAATCTTAGAACTTTCACCAGAGATGATGGATTATGCTATGCAAATCACTGAGAAGAACTGAACATTTAACAGATGGGATATCAAGAAGggatatgttttaaaaattacaagaaaTATATCCTGGATCATATGTGCCAAATAAGAAATTTGCAGTACTAGAGGAAGAGATAGAATGGGAGGGAGATGGAATGTCCTCTGGAGGATAGGCTGCTAAATTTCACCTTGAGTTCATTGTTTTAGGAAttgaaacaaattaatttttggaGGGGAGGCTAGGGCATGGGAGTATAGTCAAGACCATGCGACATGATCACATAAGCATGGGGCTAGAACATGGGCCACAGTCACA contains:
- the LOC108335244 gene encoding protein RDM1, translated to MKRSFPWDNQIDLSSSSLNSTDVLIRRAEMYQDYMKQIPIPNHRGSVIPFTSWMGLGRSMKQLYGQPLHYLTNILLKQWDQLRIGSEDEYKPLDIIIHPHKAEATIWLIEEIHRQTSSHFRIASLWKEDSMYNGFIDPIFPRLQHTS